TACCTCGCGGACCAGGCTGTCCAAGTCGGCCTCGGTCCGGCTCACAGCCACCACCTGCGCACCCACCGCGTGCAGCGCTTGGACTGTGCCGCGCCCGATGCCTGCGGGGAGCGCGGCTCAGGGCGAGCAACCCTCCCCGGCCGCCCCCAGCCGCCCCCAGCCGCCCCTCCAGCCTACCATTGTCCGCCCCTGGCCGACCCCAGCCCACCTTTGCCCGCCCCGGTGACAAGCGCCCGGTGCCCTGCGAGCCCCAGATCCATGAGGTCCGGCTTAGCCCTGCACACTGCGGCCGCCCTACTGCAAGCCCAGGGGTCCAGaagggcgcggggcggggcgaggcgggCCAATCGCAGGGCGGTATTCTGGCGGGAGGCGGGGACATTCAAATAGCAGCCTGCCCACGGAGGCGATTGGTCGAAATCGGTAGGCGTGGCCGGGGCGGGGCAGGCGGGGAGGGTCCCCGCCGGACACTGGGGCGGGGTTTTTCAAGCTGCTGGGTGGTGACTCTTCTACCCGGGGCGCTAAATTGGTTTAGCTGACCCTGCCAGCATTTTTCCCTTACCAagattattagaaaaaaaacaggTGTGGTAGTTAATAGCAGAAAGAATGTGTAACTACACGCTAAATGGAGAACTCAGTGCcaacattttctgttttgtttctgagaAGAAAAGTTTGGTGAAAAGGATCGCATGCTCTCCTCCCCCAGACCTGGGAGTGGCTCACGCCGGCTCCCTTGTAGTGCTCAGAGGGCAAGGGTTTAGATAACCCAATAAGCCTGAAGAAGAGGCCAAGACCAACGACCGTGGGCTTTAGCCTCAAAAGGAGTTGAAACTCTAGCTCACTTGGCCAGCCCACAGAAGGCCACAAGCACTTTAAAAACATGGATAGGATGGGAGGGGATAGGCTTGGGGTCACTGGGGTACACAGTGAACAGCAGAGGCAAACATTGCCCTGCAGCTTTAGGGTCAGTTACAGATGTATGTGTGCTCCCGTGTCCACGTATTTGCTGGCTCCCCCTGTAAAAGCTACTTTGTTCTGTGGGTCATGGTGGGAAAGTCTAGAAACACTGCCCTGAGAACCTTCTGAGGCCAGGAGTAGGGAATTGGTGATTGCAGGGCGGTCGGGTCACTGGGGCCAGAGAGGTGGACAGTCTGGAGAAGAGGATGGCCAGGGCCAGCAAGAGTCAGATCTGAGAAACGCCTGGCGGACAGCCAACAAGCCCCTACCAGACCTAGCCCTGTGGTGCAGCCCACACCGCCTGGCCAACCAGCACACCCTGCCGTCTGCTTCTAACCTTGgaccctgccctctgcctgccccagGCTGAGGGTGGGAGACAGCCCCCAGCCTGTCCTTCCTGAAAGGCCTATCTGCCCAGGTCCCTGCACTGGCTTTTCCTGGCCCCCGGAATGGTGTCCAGATCCTTTCACTTGTCTGTGCTCCTCACTGAGCCAGCTGGACTGACCCAAGCCAACTTTGGCACAGACCTTGATTTAGGAGGCCCTGCAGCTGGCCAGAGTGGCCTCAGCACTCCTCACCCCTGCTCCGTGCCCTTTGCTCTCCCAGCCCAGTGGTACCAGTGCCTGGAGGGCCCCACCCCAGTCCCTCATCCCTTGCCCCACCCCAGTCCCTCATCCCTTGCCCTCTTGCCCAGGGTTGGACACTGTGCCAGTCCAGCTGACTGGTCAGCTCAggcctcgtcacactcagaagtCATGTGACACTCAGGACCTTGACCCATGCAAGCACAACTGAATCCCAGCAGGCCCTACCTGCAAGACCCTCTAGCCGCTCAGGCTGCAGAGCTGTTGTGCCCGGATTCAGGCCACGGACAGTAGGTACAGCAGCAGCTGTGGACCCCTCCCCAGCTTGGGCTGCCCTCTCGTGGGTGGTCTTGTGGGGGAAGGTGTGCCCCAAGGTGGAGCTGGGTTCCTCAGGGTTGGATAAACTGTGCTGGTCCAGCACCCCGCTCCTCACGCCCAGGCTAAGCGTTCAGTCCCATCTCCCCTAGGGCTGGCCTATGGTCCAGGGCATCTCCCCAGACCCTCCTCagaccctctcccctctgctgccGGCAGCAGTCAAAGCGAGGACTCTGGGCTGAGGGACGGAGCCAGAGGTGCAGGCAGGAAAGGTGGCCACAGGCTGCCCTCCGTCCTCTGCCCAGAGCTGGTTGGGTGTTTTGTCAGGGACGTGGATATGAGGAATCTCTTCCTTTGCCAGGAATCGCGGCCAGTCAGCTCAAAGGCAGGGTCAGCGGTGGAATGGGGGCGTGTCGGGGTGCGCTTCGAATAGGCCACCTGCTCACTTCTTGGAAGGTGAATGTGCCCCTCAGCCccgaccctcccctccccagcgtCCCGGCGAGCCCATCCAGAGCCCAGGGAACTCGCCGGCTGCAGGAGAATGGCCTGCGTTTATTTAGGCAAATCCACCCCGCACCGCAAAAGACGCAGTGGGTGGGGGCGACAGGGGCGGGGTCTCACGGCAGCGCGGGTGTGGGTGCCTGAAATGTGGAATGTGGTCTGGAAGTGGGGCGTGCTAGTGGGGCGGGAAGGGGAGCCCAGGCCGGTGGAGCCGagcagtggggtgggggcggcgggCCCTGTGGCGGGCGCAGAGGGGTGGGCCGGGGGCGTGGCCGGGCGTGGGGCGGGGCCCGGTGTAGAAGCGCGGCGGGGCGGGGAGCGGGGCCTAGCGTCATCCGCCAGGCCGTCCGGCGCAGCGCCATCTAGGAGGCCAGGTGCCCGGCGTCCACGAGGGTGCCCGAGCCGCTGGTGGAGGCGCTGCGGTCGCTGAGCAGGAAAAGGATGCTGTTGACCACGTCTTCCACCTCTGCGGCGGGCGGAGGGCGGGGTCAGCGCGGCTCGGCTCCGCTGGATGAGCCTGGCCCCAGACGCGCCCGCCGCTCCGCGAAGCCCCGCTGACCTGCAGACTTCTTCAGCGGGTGGCGCTCCTTCAGCTTCCGGGAAAAATCGGGGTCGGCCGAGAAGAGCTGGCCCATGGCCGTCAGCACCACCGTGGGATTCACGGAGTTCACCCGGATCTGGGGCGGGGAGGCCGGAGGGGCAGCCTCAGGTGGCCGACGAGCCTCGCCCCACAGCCCCTACTTACCTCTGACACCCTCTGCCCAGTTctcgcccccagcccccagccttaCCCACCACCCGTTCCCCCCCAGGTCCGGGCCCCCGGCGCCCCCAGCGCCGCCACACGCACCTTGTATGGCCCCAGCTCCAAGGCCATGGCCTTGGTCAGCATGGTCATTGCGCCCTTGGTGGAGCCCGTGGACGGAGCGCAGCACCACGGGCCCTTAGGGATTCAGCCCGTTTTGCATGCGGCCCAGCCCGGGAGTCCAGCGGCTCCTGCATGGAGTGGGGTTCGGGGGGGTGGTCCAGGCTGGGTAGGGGGACTCACTGTAGACAGCAAGGTTGGGGAAGGTGACGTGGGCCACCATGCTGGAGACATTGATGATGGAGCCAGGCACTCCGCGGGCGATCATGCCTCGGGCCACCATCTGGAAACCAAGAGAGGGGGCAGCCTGACCCCACCCAGCGCACCCCAACCTGGGCCACGTCAGTGCTAAGCCACACCCTCCCACCGGCGCACCTGGGACACCTGGAACACAGAGCACAGGGTCACATCGAAGGACCTAGGGGCattgcagacagacagacagtggcCATGCCCGCTCTGCCTCCTCAGCAGCCCTCTCCCCAGTCCACCTCCTCTCCCACTCCCCACCTGTCAAAGGCCTCCTTGGTGACCTCCAGGAAGGGCTGCAGCAGCGCCACGGCAGCGTTCTTCACCAGCAGGTCCACGGGGCCCACGCCGCCCAGCATCTGCTCTGTGGCCTCCCAGTCACCCAGGTCCACGCACACAGGCTCTATCCCGAGGCACTGAGAGGAGGCATTGGCCAGTGACCAAAGGGATGGTTCTAGCAGGTTCTGAGGGTCACGGGCCTGGGCTGCAGTGGGCTGCACACCTCACCTCCTTGGAGAGGCTGAACAGGTCGGCGTTGGTGCGGCTTATGGCCACCACTCTGGCTCCTGAGGCATGCAGGGCCTTCACAGTGTCGCGCCCAATCCCTGCAAGGGTGCAACTGTCAGGCAGATGGCCCAACACGTCTGGGTCAagtctggggctgggggctgcagctTTGCTGCTCAAGAAAGAGCAGTGAGAGGGTGCTGGCCCAGGAGGTGGTGGGGGTCAGAGGCCCAGCACCTGGGATCCGGCCAAGGGAGGCCCAGAGGGCAGCTCCTTCCTGCCAGGTTGGGGGAAGAGACCTGGGCTGCCCAGTCTGAAGGCTGCCCTTTCTGGAGGGGCCTTGCATTGAGCAGAGAGGGGCTCATGTCTGGTCCCAGTGGGGCCTGCTGGGTGGCGGGGAGCGGCCCAGGCCCCGGTCTGTGGCTCGGTGGGTGGAGTCGGGGGGCAGGTGCTGGCAGGACAGGCTGTGACAGGCATGAAGGGACACGCAGACCCCCAACGTGGGCCTGTGAGGCTTCAGGTCtggcctctcccacacccccactTGCCCGGCTCACACCTACCTTTCCCTGCCCCTGTCACCAGGGCCCGAAGGCCACTGAAATTCAGCTACATGATGCCAACTCCAAGCCTCTGTCCAACAGGAGAGGCAGGCTTGGAGGGTTTATAGGCCTGGGCTGGAGTGGGCTGGGTGGCAGTGGGGTGTGGTGTGTGGGCTGGCCCGAGGCAGGCAGCACCAGGCCGCCTTGCACTGCTTCCTTGTACACAGAAACTTGCCTCCCTGGAAGGGGCCACCCTCCTCACCCACAACCCAAAGATGCCAGCCAGAAGCTCCATCCTcggttttggaaaataaattaaaaagaaaccctGGTGTGGGTAATATGCCCCTTCCTGGCTGCTGGGGGAAGGTGGCCTGGAGCTGGCCCCTGCAGCCTTGGGCCAGTGCCCCTGGGTGA
This is a stretch of genomic DNA from Camelus bactrianus isolate YW-2024 breed Bactrian camel chromosome 16, ASM4877302v1, whole genome shotgun sequence. It encodes these proteins:
- the LOC105065772 gene encoding LOW QUALITY PROTEIN: carbonyl reductase [NADPH] 2-like (The sequence of the model RefSeq protein was modified relative to this genomic sequence to represent the inferred CDS: substituted 1 base at 1 genomic stop codon), encoding MXLNFSGLRALVTGAGKGIGRDTVKALHASGARVVAISRTNADLFSLSKECLGIEPVCVDLGDWEATEQMLGGVGPVDLLVKNAAVALLQPFLEVTKEAFDRSFDVTLCSVFQVSQMVARGMIARGVPGSIINVSSMVAHVTFPNLAVYSSTKGAMTMLTKAMALELGPYKIRVNSVNPTVVLTAMGQLFSADPDFSRKLKERHPLKKSAEVEDVVNSILFLLSDRSASTSGSGTLVDAGHLAS